From Motacilla alba alba isolate MOTALB_02 chromosome 9, Motacilla_alba_V1.0_pri, whole genome shotgun sequence, a single genomic window includes:
- the C9H3orf70 gene encoding UPF0524 protein C3orf70 homolog, which translates to MSGAAAAKSEKLDEAQALARSCAGRPDFQPCDGLSLCATHSHGRCFRLHWCCHLGWCHCKYVYQPMTPVEQLPSTEIPVRPRESPNTIQISVSLTEHFLKFAPAFQPPLPPEAPQFCTIADLFIDNYRVKCINGKMCYVQRQPPAPHRAKPDEGSVRNALITKESNTPKPEHCSSPSSSEDSGINAVGVHYMESCDEDTEGVAELSSEEDYSPDSSWEPDECPLLSPSQCEMEVIETIETTV; encoded by the exons atgagcggggcggcggcggcgaaGAGCGAGAAGCTGGACGAGGCTCAGGCGCTCGCCCGCAGCTGCGCGGGCAGACCCGACTTCCAGCCCTGCGACGGGCTCTCGCTCTGCGCCACCCACAGCCACGGCCGCTGCTTCCGCCTGCACTGGTGCTGCCACCTGGGATGGTGCCACT GTAAATACGTCTACCAGCCCATGACCCCCgtggagcagctgcccagcaccgAGATCCCCGTCCGCCCCCGGGAGTCCCCCAACACCATCCAGATCTCGGTGTCGCTCACCGAGCACTTCCTCAAGTTCGCTCCCGCCTTCcagccgccgctgccgcccgaGGCGCCGCAGTTCTGCACCATCGCCGACCTCTTCATCGACAACTACCGCGTCAAGTGCATCAACGGCAAGATGTGCTACGTGCAGCGCCAGCCGCCCGCCCCGCACAGGGCAAAGCCTGACGAGGGCTCTGTCCGCAACGCCTTAATCACAAAGGAGAGCAATACACCAAAACCAGAGCACTGCTCGTCCCCGTCCAGCTCTGAGGACTCCGGCATCAACGCGGTGGGGGTTCACTACATGGAGTCGTGTGACGAGGACACGGAGGGggtggctgagctgagctcagaggAAGATTACAGCCCGGATAGCAGCTGGGAGCCGGACGAATGCCCGCTCCTGTCGCCCTCGCAGTGCGAGATGGAAGTGATTGAGACTATAGAAACCACTGTGTGA